TTATTCAATCTCCCAGTAAgcaaatagaaaaatatatatttataaaaaagtatttaagaATTAGCGTGTTTGAGTACATGCTCACGAGCTTTCTTCTCGAATTCACTTTTATAAAATCGATATTCATTTGCGATAGCCGGCATCAACGGATCATCTGGATTCGGATGGCCCAGTAATGATTGGACagcaacaaaaatattttctaatgTAAATGTTGGATTCCAGCTACCGTTTGGTggcatttttaataaatccatACAAATTCTTCCACCGTTATCGATATTTGGATGGTAAACAGGcgttagaaattttattctcggTGGTTCAAATGGATAAGAATCATCAACTTCTActtctaatttaaataatccgCCTTCATACGGGCTACCACTTGGACCCAAAATAGTTACGATCAAATGATTTATCTTGTCATCTTTTTGATAACAAGCTATACCTTCTGGCGGATTTTGCGTAAGTTTGGCAAGTTCTCTTGTCAATCTATTATTTACTCGTGGCATTTTCTCAGTATCTATTtattgtcaaataaattttttagttcgtctgattaaaataaaatcattttattacaataaaatgtaACTTACCCtgtatacaaatttttttttaaattattacgtTTACTTGTTTATCTTCTCAATAATGGCTAGCggttaatttataaacaaagcACATGAGGTCATGAGGTATATTATTGTGTATATTACATCATAGTTACTGTAGGTGGCGCCATGaatgtgtaaaaaatttgcttgtatatatttgaaaaagatTTTCATGTGCTGACGCCTGAAGTTTGTTTTGATCACGtgacagatttttaaatttcgcgctaTAAGTCAGATGGGTattgttgaaataaatatgagattaattactttatattGATTGAGAAATCGGTATTGACTAGTATGTAAGTCGATTATTCTagcatttacttt
This sequence is a window from Microplitis mediator isolate UGA2020A chromosome 3, iyMicMedi2.1, whole genome shotgun sequence. Protein-coding genes within it:
- the LOC130665029 gene encoding ubiquitin-conjugating enzyme E2 T-like; amino-acid sequence: MPRVNNRLTRELAKLTQNPPEGIACYQKDDKINHLIVTILGPSGSPYEGGLFKLEVEVDDSYPFEPPRIKFLTPVYHPNIDNGGRICMDLLKMPPNGSWNPTFTLENIFVAVQSLLGHPNPDDPLMPAIANEYRFYKSEFEKKAREHVLKHANS